One Brassica napus cultivar Da-Ae chromosome C2, Da-Ae, whole genome shotgun sequence DNA window includes the following coding sequences:
- the LOC106397533 gene encoding putative Myb family transcription factor At1g14600 — protein MGKAAGRNGNENYNGVGFNGQRGGGVRPYVRSPVPRLRWTPDLHRCFVNAVDMLGGQHRATPKLVLKMMDVKGLTISHVKSHLQMHRGSKLTLGKPEESSSSSIRRRQDTEEDNLHDNLSLHTRNDCLLGFHSFPLSSHSSLRGGRKKEQTSESSGDDDADFLHTMNMKKTKETTMFRSHHFHKKTEKEKNTWQEHEEEADLSLSLSLNHHHWRSNGSSVSETSEAVSTCSAPFIFKDCLGSSPKIDLNLNLSISLLGS, from the exons ATGGGTAAAGCTGCTGGGAGAAACGGAAACGAAAACTATAACGGCGTTGGATTTAACGGTCAAAGAGGCGGTGGAGTTAGGCCATACGTACGGTCTCCGGTGCCTCGGCTCAGATGGACGCCGGATCTCCACCGTTGTTTCGTTAACGCTGTAGATATGCTCGGTGGCCAACATC GAGCCACTCCAAAGCTTGTTCTTAAGATGATGGATGTGAAGGGACTCACAATTTCACATGTCAAGAGCCATCTCCAG ATGCATAGAGGTTCTAAACTTACTTTGGGGAAACCAG AGGAAAGCTCTTCATCTTCAATAAGAAGAAGACAAGACACTGAAGAAGATAATCTTCATGACAACTTGTCTTTACACACAAGGAATGATTGTCTTCTGGGTTTTCACTCCTTCCCTCTTTCTTCACATTCTTCTCTTag GGGAGGAAGAAAAAAGGAGCAGACTTCAGAGTCTAgtggtgatgatgatgctgaCTTCCTTCACACCATGAACATGAAGAAGACGAAAGAAACGACGATGTTTCGATCACATCATTTCCACAAG AAaacagagaaggagaagaacacTTGGCAAGAAcacgaagaagaagcagattTGTCGTTGTCTCTGTCGCTGAATCATCATCACTGGAGAAGCAACGGATCATCAGTGAGCGAAACGAGTGAAGCCGTCTCCACATGTTCTGCACCATTCATCTTCAAAGATTGCTTGGGTTCTTCACCAAAGATTGATCTTAACCTTAACCTTTCAATTTCTCTCCTCGGCAGCTGA
- the LOC106401355 gene encoding protein indeterminate-domain 5, chloroplastic: protein MAASSSSNASFFGVREEDQTHLLPPNPSAAVAPPPPHHQPLQSQQPLEAPPQKKKRNQPRTPNSDAEVIALSPKTLMATNRFICEVCNKGFQREQNLQLHRRGHNLPWKLKQKSTKEVKRKVYLCPEPTCVHHDPSRALGDLTGIKKHYYRKHGEKKWKCEKCSKRYAVQSDWKAHSKTCGTKEYRCDCGTLFSRRDSFITHRAFCDALAQESARHPTSLTSLPSHHFPYGQNTNSNNNSSSMMLGLSHTGAPQHLDYHSGDVLRLGSGEGVGGGAASRSSSDLIAANVSGYFMQDQNPSFHDQQQGFLAASNNIKPSPMNFQQSLMQFSHDSHNSPSSNLFNLSFLSGNNGAASATSNQNAAAVSSGNLMISNHFDGENAIGGGGGGEGSTGLFPNNLISSADRTSSGAVPSLFSSSMQNPISTPQMSATALLQKAAQMGSTSSSSNNNNNNGSSNNNNNNASSILRNFGSGMYGENESNLYDLMNSFSNPDPTGNNVNGVHSPFGSYGGVNKGLNADKQSMTRDFLGVGQIVRSMSGSGGVQQQQQQHGNSRERVGSSSDSVDRNSTTLNPGGGPATSPPYGIHHASF, encoded by the exons ATGGCTGCTTCTTCATCCTCTAATGCTTCCTTCTTTGGAGTTCGAGAAGAAGATCAAACTCACCTTCTTCCTCCGAATCCCTCCGCGGCCgtcgctcctcctcctcctcaccaCCAGCCACTGCAGTCTCAGCAACCTCTTGAAGCTCCACCgcagaaaaagaagagaaatcaACCAAGAACTCCAA ATTCCGATGCAGAAGTGATCGCTTTATCTCCAAAGACACTAATGGCTACAAATAGATTCATATGCGAAGTATGCAACAAAGGTTTTCAGAGAGAACAGAATCTACAACTTCATCGAAGAGGACACAATCTCCCATGGAAACTTAAGCAGAAGTCGACCAAAGAAGTGAAGAGGAAAGTGTATCTTTGTCCGGAGCCCACGTGCGTCCACCATGATCCGTCACGTGCTCTCGGAGACCTCACCGGAATCAAGAAACATTATTACCGTAAACACGGTGAAAAGAAGTGGAAATGCGAGAAATGTTCTAAGCGTTACGCTGTTCAATCGGATTGGAAAGCTCACTCCAAGACTTGTGGTACCAAAGAGTATCGTTGCGACTGTGGTACACTCTTCTCCCG GCGAGATAGTTTCATTACACATAGAGCCTTCTGTGACGCGTTGGCTCAAGAGAGTGCGAGACACCCAACTTCTTTGACTTCTTTACCAAGTCATCACTTCCCGTACGGACAAAACACCAACTCCAACAACAACAGTTCAAGCATGATGCTTGGTTTGTCCCACACGGGGGCCCCACAGCATCTTGATTATCACTCTGGCGACGTTCTCCGACTTGGAAGCGGCGAAGGAGTAGGTGGAGGAGCCGCCTCACGCTCTTCATCTGATCTCATTGCTGCAAATGTTTCAGGTTACTTCATGCAAGACCAAAACCCTAGCTTTCATGATCAACAACAAGGATTTTTGGCTGCAAGCAATAACATCAAGCCATCACCAATGAATTTTCAACAGAGTCTGATGCAGTTCTCGCATGATAGCCATAACTCTCCTTCCTCCAATCTCTTCAATCTCAGTTTCCTCTCTGGAAACAACGGAGCTGCTTCTGCTACAAGCAACCAGAatgctgctgctgtttcttccGGTAATCTTATGATCTCGAACCATTTTGATGGCGAAAATGCTATtggaggcggaggaggagggGAAGGAAGCACGGGTCTCTTTCCTAACAATCTGATTAGCTCGGCGGACAGAACAAGCTCAGGAGCAGTGCCTTCACTCTTTAGCTCATCAATGCAAAATCCCATATCAACACCTCAAATGTCAGCCACTGCTCTTCTTCAAAAAGCTGCTCAAATGGGTTCAACCTcaagcagcagcaacaacaacaacaacaacggaAGCAGcaacaataataataacaatgcCTCATCCATTCTAAGAAACTTTGGGAGTGGAATGTACGGAGAAAACGAGAGTAATCTCTATGATTTGATGAACTCTTTCTCTAACCCCGATCCAACGGGAAACAACGTTAATGGAGTACATTCTCCGTTTGGTTCGTACGGAGGAGTGAACAAGGGATTAAACGCTGATAAACAAAGCATGACTAGAGACTTTCTTGGAGTTGGACAGATCGTAAGAAGCATGAGTGGAAGCGGAGGGgttcaacaacagcaacaacaacatgGGAATAGTAGAGAAAGAGTTGGCTCTTCGTCGGATTCTGTCGATAGAAACAGCACGACTTTGAATCCTGGTGGTGGTCCGGCAACTTCACCACCGTATGGAATCCATCATGCTAGTTTCTAG